The proteins below are encoded in one region of Ostrinia nubilalis chromosome 3, ilOstNubi1.1, whole genome shotgun sequence:
- the LOC135088022 gene encoding alsin, whose product MSQHKFWKGITPLNISSSQQVPEKIVKLCSLGSDFIVLGNDHGLYHCDIEEDCLVFRKIGGISAIDISYHGDVLYVIDVHGRIYKTNSTFKSKEEIVVKEDAKCCPHGFKSSSYKVRFRNVVSSDFGQLFISSDGQLWGCGVMPQIGLDTSSIKKVLFFEGRTVYSASVGQNFAAVIARKNVKRSGNCDTESDNDDEEVFASNCSQCQTIIGLASPASVPSLSETCPLGVQISKSSEDSSSTTAPQTDVHVDAHSFTEDSSPSSEESKIARSNATEKITDIEPDSVETKSHDDDDESTEKDNASTHESTEKINNIFINTDAARQFLSRQLSWVSAGEDYLVEYTEKPTRIIKENVSNLTNFVYEGVKTVGDKVATLSRHVSGSSENNEVVELQNRHNNEEFNSLMYSCASNCNMDELQFSTSTISSEKEFEAARKNENLKNMSKLGKNILATELWTWGDISYGQLGIGDTVKRLKPMVVMSLSGFGLQKVSCGKWHCSALTLDGRLFLWGYNHFHQVSFESRDDKSGPKKFTENSDSDRVRDMIATDHHTLAYTHNENIFYMGKHTEGYTETIVNLNKNAENEEIKENGKDLAVKITEPQVYINKPQNMCYHWRILSSGNISYCSLEESMKCPEFQDLSIAQRYLEEMLLIYHSLIKPFLKKSKVITSHSIIYETVCDIFSDILNTTALNVLSMWQYAEKHINECDISLIKNLEEYIYLYRKYYVAVSNLIVIGGFSNINNIVDVPNSIYNLFSDQLPSNKQKNNKKTLEAIVALAFVQPLTRLSSYKCIAQSLLRYKSQRKKADAKTNIDDRLNKVISSLDTLIEEQEKKRKEADLTKLFWESIGKSLEQYRTPERRLVRESKSRLLNLVNPGRFSSHWFILFNDLFIHVVGSTPNVHPLDTLWVEPIQNTDSVQNAIQLTTPEEILSVSTSTEQEKTEWIHALNLSIRSALNKESNFKPPPARTASYTFSSKNVFYKDAQYSGRWLDGKIHGSGKVEWPDGKLYVGQFQMNSLCGHGKMEMPSQGIYEGQWKDNLQNGYGVMRYTNGDIYEGYFKDGQPHGHGIKKQGDFTSSSATIYTGEWVNGAKQGYGVMDDIGKGEKYLGNWSDNKKHGCGLIVTLDGIYYEGLFMQDVLTGHGVMVFEDGTHYEGEFRSAGVFSGKGILTFSSGDKIEGSLSGAWTEGVKISNATMHLNVSNPALPANSKPNSFGKLSVAPNQKWNALFRQCFQCLGVSETILTPTGNHFANGPAGPTIDNAKIWQNVAVAISCSHKEKHNRTPSKSSRSSDIEKSVDCLEVIPKFGQKTLNLDDYTELRLYLQNACESSHHPLGQLVLSLTNAFNTTYGGVRVHPLLLSHAVKELKSITSRLYQVVRLLFPALPPEGTDVVLAYRTEGMEEEVYSEDSNPIDGEVISAASLLQPTLLPRVHPALFVLYALHNKREDDLYWRRLLKWNRQPDLTLMAFLGIDQKFWVGYKGHNPSSPPYSPVKEQLFQEAVETLQQLKTTFSPIEKLLVIRTTFQKMTTAVQQELGSNYLWSMDELFPVFHFVVVRARVLQLGSEIHFVEDFLEPAVQHGELGLMFTTLKACYFQILQEKMSIN is encoded by the exons ATGAGTCAACATAAGTTCTGGAAAGGGATCACACCATTGAACATCTCTTCTTCGCAGCAAGTACCTGAAAAAATCGTGAAACTTTGTTCCTTGGGCAGTGACTTCATTGTTCTAGGAAATGACCATGGTCTGTATCACTGCGACATTGAAGAAGATTGTTTAGTATTTAGGAAAATAGGTGGCATTTCCGCTATCGACATATCATATCACGGCGATGTTCTTTACGTAATAGACGTGCATGGACGTATCTACAAGACGAATTCTACTTTCAAAAGTAAAGAAGAGATCGTCGTGAAAGAAGACGCGAAGTGTTGCCCTCACGGCTTCAAAAGTTCCAGTTACAAAGTGAGGTTTAGGAACGTGGTGTCAAGTGATTTTGGGCAACTATTTATCAGCAGCGATGGGCAACTCTGGGGCTGCGGTGTTATGCCCCAAATAGGATTAGATACTAGTAGCATTAAGAAAGTTCTATTTTTCGAAGGCCGGACAGTGTACAGTGCGTCAGTTGGGCAGAATTTTGCAGCAGTGATAGCTAGGAAAAACGTGAAGCGGTCGGGGAACTGTGACACTGAgagtgataatgatgatgaggaGGTGTTTGCGTCAAATTGCTCACAATGCCAGACAATAATAGGCCTAGCTTCCCCTGCGTCTGTGCCGTCCCTCTCAGAAACCTGCCCCTTAGGAGTACAGATCAGCAAGTCCAGTGAGGACTCCAGTAGTACAACAGCCCCTCAAACTGACGTCCATGTTGATGCTCATAGTTTTACTGAAGATTCTAGTCCCTCATCAGAAGAGTCAAAAATTGCAAGGAGTAATGCCACTGAAAAAATCACTGATATTGAACCTGACAGTGTGGAAACCAAGtcacatgatgatgatgatgaaagcacTGAAAAAGATAATGCAAGTACCCATGAGAGCACAgagaaaataaacaatatttttataaacacaGATGCAGCTAGACAGTTCCTTAGCAGGCAGTTGTCATGGGTTTCTGCTGGAGAAGATTATTTAGTGGAATATACTGAAAAACCAACAAGAATCATCAAGGAGAATGTTTCAAATCTAACCAACTTTGTGTATGAAGGTGTGAAGACAGTGGGTGACAAAGTGGCAACCTTATCTAGACACGTCAGTGGCAGTAGTGAAAACAATGAAGTGGTAGAACTACAAAATAGGCACAACAATGAAGAATTCAATTCTCTAATGTATAGCTGCGCTTCAAACTGTAATATGGACGAATTACAGTTCTCTACAAGTACAATAAGCAGTGAAAAGGAGTTTGAGGCAGCCAGAAAGAATGAAAACCTCAAAAACATGTCAAAActtggtaaaaatattttagcaactGAACTGTGGACCTGGGGAGACATATCATATGGACAGTTAGGTATAGGTGACACAGTCAAGAGACTGAAGCCAATGGTTGTTATGAGCTTATCTGGTTTTGGACTTCAGAAAGTTTCTTGTGGTAAGTGGCATTGCTCAGCGCTCACCCTTGATGGCCGCCTATTCCTCTGGGGCTACAACCATTTCCATCAAGTCAGCTTTGAATCTAGAGATGACAAAAGTGGCCCCAAGAAGTTTACTGAAAATTCAGATAGTGATAGAGTGAGAGACATGATTGCTACTGACCATCACACACTTGCTTATACACACAATGAAAACATTTTCTACATGGGAAAACATACTGAAGGTTACACAGAAACCATTGTGAATTTGAACAAGAATGCAGAGAATGAGGAGATTAAAGAAAATGGCAAAGATCTGGCTGTGAAAATAACTGAGCCCCAAGTGTACATAAATAAACCCCAGAATATGTGTTACCATTGGAGAATTTTGTCTTCTGGTAACATCAGTTATTGTTCTCTTGAAGAGTCCATGAAATGTCCAGAATTTCAGGACTTATCTATTGCTCAAAGGTATTTAGAGGAGATGCTGTTAATATATCATTCCCTCATCAAGCCCTTTTTAAAAAAGAGTAAAGTAATTACTTCACATTCCATTATATACGAAACTGTTTGTGATATTTTTAGTGACATTTTGAATACAACTGCCCTGAATGTGCTCTCGATGTGGCAATACGCAGAGAAGCACATCAATGAATgtgatatttctttaataaaaaatttagaAGAGTATATTTATTTGTACAGAAAGTATTATGTAGCTGTAAGCAATTTGATTGTTATCGGAGGTTTTTCTAACATTAACAATATAGTTGATGTTCCAAAtagtatttataatttatttagtgATCAACTCCCATCAAACAAGCAGAAAAACAACAAAAAGACTCTGGAAGCCATAGTAGCACTTGCTTTTGTGCAGCCATTAACAAGATTGAGCTCCTACAAGTGTATAGCTCAGTCTCTTTTGAGATATAAATCGCAAAGGAAAAAGGCCGATGCCAAAACTAATATCGACGATCGATTGAACAAAGTAATCTCGTCTTTGGATACTCTGATAGAGGAACAAGAGAAGAAACGGAAAGAAGCGGACTTGACGAAGCTATTTTGGGAGAGCATAGGGAAATCTCTGGAACAGTACAGGACTCCAGAACGTCGTCTAGTCAGGGAATCTAAGTCTCGTCTTCTCAATCTGGTGAACCCTGGCAGGTTTTCGTCGCATTGGTTCATTTTATTCAATGACTTGTTCATTCATGTGGTTGGCAGTACGCCCAACGTCCACCCCTTGGACACACTATGGGTGGAACCTATTCAGAACACAGACTCCGTACAGAATGCTATACAGTTGACAACACCCGAGGAGATTCTCTCTGTTTCCACGAGTACCGAGCAGGAGAAAACGGAATGGATACATGCGTTAAACTTGTCCATAAGGTCTGCTTTGAACAAGGAGTCGAACTTCAAACCGCCGCCGGCTAGGACGGCGAGCTACACCTTTTCGAGCAAAAATGTCTTCTACAAAGATGCGCAGTATAGCGGTCGGTGGTTAGACGGCAAGATACATGGTAGCGGCAAAGTGGAATGGCCTGATGGCAAGCTTTATGTGGGCCAGTTCCAAATGAATTCCTTGTGTGGTCATGGGAAGATGGAAATGCCTAGCCAAG GAATCTACGAAGGCCAATGGAAGGACAATCTCCAGAATGGCTACGGTGTGATGCGCTACACAAATGGCGACATATACGAGGGGTATTTCAAAGACGGCCAGCCCCACGGTCACGGGATAAAAAAGCAGGGGGATTTTACGTCATCCTCTGCTACAATTTACACTGGGGAATGGGTGAACGGGGCGAAACAAGGATATGGAGTCATGGACGATATAGGAAAAGGGGAGAAGTATTTGGGCAACTGGAGTGACAATAAGAAGCATGGATGCGGCCTCATTGTGACCTTGGACGGCATATACTATGAAGGTCTCTTCATGCAGGATGTTCTCACG GGTCACGGAGTAATGGTCTTCGAAGACGGTACCCACTACGAAGGGGAGTTCCGCTCAGCCGGTGTTTTCTCCGGGAAGGGAATCCTGACCTTCTCTAGCGGGGACAAAATAGAGGGCTCCCTTAGCGGCGCCTGGACTGAAGGCGTCAAGATATCCAACGCGACTATGCACCTGAACGTGTCGAACCCTGCCCTGCCGGCTAATTCTAAACCTAA TTCCTTCGGCAAGCTCAGTGTAGCTCCAAACCAAAAATGGAACGCTCTCTTCCGGCAATGCTTCCAATGCCTGGGAGTCTCTGAGACCATCCTGACCCCAACCGGCAACCACTTCGCAAACGGTCCAGCCGGACCTACCATAGACAACGCGAAGATCTGGCAGAATGTAGCTGTAGCTATATCCTGCTCGCATAAAGAGAAGCATAATAGAACCCCATCCAAAAGTAGTAGGAGCAGCGATATTGAAAAGTCGGTGGATTGTTTGGAGGTTATCCCGAAGTTTGGACAGAAAACGCTCAATTTGGACGACTATACGGAACTGAGATTGTatttgcaaaat GCCTGCGAATCGTCGCACCATCCGTTAGGCCAGCTAGTCCTAAGCCTAACTAACGCATTCAACACCACATACGGAGGCGTCCGCGTTCATCCGCTACTCCTAAGCCACGCGGTCAAAGAACTGAAGAGTATCACCTCGAGGCTATACCAAGTTGTGAGGCTATTGTTCCCGGCGTTACCACCAGAGGGCACTGATGTGGTTCTAGCTTATAGGACGGAGGGAATGGAAGAGGAGGTTTATAGTGAAGACAGCAATCCTATTGATGG CGAAGTAATATCAGCGGCCTCGCTACTCCAACCAACGTTATTACCCCGAGTTCATCCTGCCCTGTTTGTTCTGTATGCCCTTCATAACAAGAGGGAAGACGATCTTTATTGGCGACGACTGCTCAAGTGGAATAGGCAGCCGGATCTGACCCTTATGGCGTTTTTGGGAATTGACCA AAAGTTCTGGGTAGGCTACAAAGGCCACAACCCCTCGTCGCCTCCGTACTCGCCCGTCAAAGAGCAGCTGTTCCAAGAAGCTGTGGAGACTCTGCAGCAGCTCAAGACCACCTTCTCGCCCATTGAGAAGCTGCTGGTCATCAGAACTACCTTCCAGAAGATGACCACAGCTGTTCAGCAAGAGCTTG GTTCAAACTACCTCTGGAGTATGGACGAATTGTTCCCGGTCTTCCATTTCGTAGTGGTGCGCGCGCGCGTCTTACAACTCGGCTCGGAGATACACTTCGTGGAAGATTTCCTCGAGCCCGCCGTGCAGCACGGAGAACTGGGCCTTATGTTCACGACTCTAAAG GCATGCTACTTCCAAATACTTCAAGAGAAGATGTCGATCAActag